A single genomic interval of Bradyrhizobium sp. CCBAU 53338 harbors:
- a CDS encoding ferredoxin family protein → MIEVIDSERCTSCDICVAVCPTNVFDKTDGLPVIARQSDCQTCFLCELYCPEDALYVSPFADETERVDLVTVKEAGVMGSYRRAVGWTDETSNRRNADRSYLLFVH, encoded by the coding sequence ATGATCGAGGTCATCGATAGCGAGCGCTGCACCTCTTGCGACATTTGTGTCGCGGTATGTCCGACCAACGTATTCGACAAAACGGACGGGCTTCCGGTGATCGCGCGGCAGAGCGATTGCCAGACCTGCTTCCTCTGCGAGCTCTATTGTCCTGAGGACGCGCTCTACGTCTCCCCTTTTGCCGATGAGACAGAGCGGGTCGATCTTGTCACCGTCAAGGAGGCCGGGGTGATGGGCAGCTATCGCCGTGCCGTCGGCTGGACCGACGAGACGAGCAATCGGCGCAACGCTGATCGCAGCTACCTCCTCTTTGTGCATTGA
- a CDS encoding ABC transporter permease, which translates to MSSLETLTLLELAHGRPNALSGGDRASPRIAGRLHAALRALGALGHRSLLLIVLLSVWEVAPRLGVVDPVFLPPFSEVIAAGWQLAQSGELYDDVSASLLRALSGFLISVALIVPLGLLVGWYARLGNLLNQFIEICRNTAPLALLPVFILLLGIGEMSKITMVIYSCAWPLLLNTIAAVKQVDPLLIKSARTMGASPQQLFRKVILPAALPTIFVGIRLASASAMLVLVASEMVGAKAGLGYLIINSQYSFLIPQMYFGILGITVIGLAFNAVLEVIERRFMRWKAPVSA; encoded by the coding sequence ATGTCTAGCCTTGAAACGCTGACGCTGCTGGAGCTCGCGCATGGGCGTCCGAACGCGTTGTCAGGCGGAGATCGCGCATCCCCACGGATCGCCGGCCGGCTTCATGCTGCCCTGCGCGCGCTCGGCGCATTGGGGCATCGCTCGCTGCTGCTCATCGTGCTGCTGTCGGTGTGGGAGGTTGCCCCGCGACTTGGGGTGGTCGATCCGGTATTCCTGCCGCCGTTCTCCGAGGTGATTGCCGCCGGCTGGCAGCTCGCACAGAGCGGCGAGCTCTATGACGACGTGTCAGCAAGCCTGCTGCGTGCCTTGAGCGGGTTTCTGATCTCGGTTGCCTTGATCGTTCCGCTTGGCCTTCTCGTCGGCTGGTACGCGCGGCTCGGCAATCTCCTGAACCAGTTCATCGAAATCTGCCGTAACACCGCGCCGCTGGCGCTGCTGCCGGTCTTCATCCTGCTGCTCGGCATCGGCGAGATGTCGAAGATCACGATGGTAATCTACAGTTGCGCCTGGCCGCTGCTGCTCAACACGATCGCCGCCGTCAAGCAGGTCGATCCGCTCCTGATCAAGTCGGCGCGCACCATGGGCGCGAGCCCGCAGCAATTGTTCCGCAAGGTCATTCTTCCGGCAGCGCTTCCGACCATCTTCGTCGGCATTCGCCTCGCCAGCGCCTCTGCCATGCTGGTGCTGGTCGCCTCCGAGATGGTCGGGGCGAAGGCGGGGCTCGGCTATCTCATCATCAACAGCCAGTACAGCTTCCTGATCCCGCAGATGTATTTCGGCATCCTGGGCATCACTGTGATCGGGCTGGCGTTCAACGCTGTGCTCGAGGTGATCGAGCGGCGCTTCATGCGCTGGAAGGCGCCGGTTTCGGCGTGA
- a CDS encoding DNA-processing protein DprA, with the protein MIGTETRTAAGILTLTALRGIGPATAERLAERFSLLEAILGAEPAKLRSVVSAAVAECLQEPAAIVKASEKAQRVLDEADRRGVRVLSIFDTDYPVALRSLADRPPILFVKGQLPPRRSVACIGTREPSEFGEIVSDRIVETLVGANWAIVSGLAIGVDTLSHQSALHHGGRTVAVMAGGLEGIYPKQNSKLAEEILEKDGALISEQPFGVPPSPRNLVQRDRLQSGLSIATFVMQTDIKGGSMHTVRFTIQQDRVLFAPVPQGRHATEPKSQGILAMTQLPASRFAEAVRAEGDYRRILAERYGNRPVAVPLASKEDYASMLGLLESRLAGGETQTVAPPSSPTQMSML; encoded by the coding sequence ATGATTGGCACCGAGACACGAACTGCAGCCGGCATTCTCACACTCACCGCTTTGCGCGGTATCGGCCCTGCTACGGCCGAGCGTCTCGCTGAACGATTCTCGCTTCTTGAAGCGATTTTGGGCGCCGAGCCTGCGAAGCTTCGATCGGTCGTTTCGGCCGCGGTGGCTGAATGCCTTCAGGAGCCCGCCGCCATTGTTAAAGCCAGCGAGAAGGCACAGCGAGTGCTCGACGAGGCGGATCGGCGTGGGGTGCGTGTTCTGTCGATCTTCGATACGGATTATCCAGTGGCTCTGCGCTCTCTTGCCGATCGCCCGCCCATCCTGTTTGTGAAGGGCCAGCTTCCGCCGCGCCGCAGCGTCGCTTGCATCGGCACGCGCGAGCCGTCCGAATTCGGCGAAATCGTCAGCGATAGGATCGTGGAGACACTGGTCGGCGCCAATTGGGCGATCGTGAGTGGCCTTGCGATCGGCGTCGATACGTTGAGCCACCAAAGCGCATTGCATCACGGCGGGCGGACCGTCGCTGTGATGGCGGGTGGTCTTGAGGGCATTTACCCGAAGCAGAATAGCAAGCTCGCCGAAGAGATTCTGGAAAAGGATGGCGCGCTGATCAGCGAGCAGCCTTTCGGCGTGCCGCCATCCCCGCGCAATCTTGTGCAGCGCGATCGCCTGCAAAGCGGGCTTTCGATAGCAACCTTTGTCATGCAGACAGACATCAAGGGCGGCTCGATGCACACGGTGCGCTTCACGATCCAACAGGACCGCGTGCTGTTTGCGCCAGTGCCGCAGGGCCGTCATGCCACAGAGCCTAAGAGCCAGGGCATCTTGGCCATGACGCAGTTGCCCGCGAGCCGCTTCGCCGAAGCTGTGCGGGCTGAAGGTGACTACCGACGCATACTCGCCGAGAGGTATGGCAACCGCCCGGTGGCTGTGCCGCTAGCCAGCAAGGAAGACTACGCCTCCATGCTTGGCTTATTGGAAAGCCGCTTGGCTGGTGGCGAAACCCAAACAGTCGCTCCGCCGTCGTCACCCACGCAGATGTCGATGCTCTAA
- a CDS encoding ABC transporter substrate-binding protein, which translates to MNSLFQFFQARHRAARSAARRLLVSALALGLAAPAFAEPPLDKSEIRYQGWAGQVTFIELADDLGYLAPLKLKWVGNTISGPQDIQTVVTGDIDIGGAFYGAILKLIAAKAPIKAVVGYYGSDANTYNGYFVRDDSPIKTARDLIGKKVAVNTLGAHLEFVLREYLARNGLTSAEAKQVTLVAIPPVSGEQALRQGQVEVSTLSGVLRDKALERGGIHSLFNDTGLFGNFTGGSYVLRDKFIKDNPEASRKLIEGISRAIAWAQSTPPEEVRARFGRIIAERKRNEDATPIKYWKSTGVASKGGVISDAEIQVWIDWLEKDGLFKPGQVKASETYTNAFNYFRPGKTAEAQ; encoded by the coding sequence ATGAACTCTCTGTTTCAATTTTTTCAAGCGCGGCATCGTGCTGCACGGAGCGCCGCACGGCGGCTGCTTGTCAGCGCGCTGGCATTGGGCCTTGCCGCTCCCGCCTTCGCCGAGCCGCCGCTCGACAAGAGCGAGATCCGGTATCAGGGCTGGGCGGGGCAGGTGACCTTCATCGAGCTCGCCGACGACCTCGGCTATCTGGCGCCCCTGAAGCTGAAATGGGTCGGCAACACCATCAGCGGCCCACAGGACATCCAGACCGTGGTGACCGGGGATATCGACATCGGCGGGGCTTTCTACGGCGCGATCCTCAAGCTGATCGCGGCAAAGGCGCCCATCAAGGCCGTGGTCGGCTATTACGGCTCGGACGCCAACACCTATAACGGCTACTTCGTCAGGGACGACAGCCCAATCAAGACCGCGCGCGACCTGATCGGCAAGAAGGTCGCCGTCAATACGCTCGGTGCCCATCTGGAATTTGTGCTCCGCGAATATCTCGCCCGCAACGGCTTGACATCAGCGGAAGCCAAGCAGGTGACGCTGGTCGCGATCCCGCCGGTCAGCGGTGAACAGGCCTTACGCCAGGGCCAGGTCGAAGTGAGCACCCTTAGCGGCGTGCTGCGCGACAAGGCACTGGAGCGTGGCGGCATCCACTCGCTGTTCAACGACACCGGTCTGTTCGGCAATTTCACCGGCGGCTCCTACGTCCTGCGCGACAAGTTCATCAAGGACAATCCGGAGGCCTCACGCAAGCTGATCGAGGGCATTTCGCGCGCCATCGCTTGGGCGCAGTCGACGCCGCCCGAGGAGGTGCGCGCGCGCTTCGGGCGCATCATCGCGGAGCGCAAACGTAATGAGGACGCGACGCCGATCAAATACTGGAAGAGCACGGGCGTCGCGAGCAAAGGCGGGGTGATCTCGGATGCCGAGATCCAGGTGTGGATCGACTGGCTGGAGAAGGACGGTCTGTTCAAGCCGGGCCAGGTCAAGGCCTCCGAGACCTACACCAACGCCTTCAACTATTTCCGTCCCGGCAAGACGGCGGAGGCCCAGTGA
- a CDS encoding type II toxin-antitoxin system HipA family toxin has product MPDVSVLNVHLHDTPIATLTLVQGDRSLLAFNQTYIDDAHRSTLSLSFKDSFGNLLTSFKPYQQVLAPFFSNLLPEGPLRRYLAERAGVKERREFFLLWMLGRDLPGALSVHPADGDALPPQVEENLTPDKRQNMMRFSLAGVQLKFSALKNDPKKGGLTIPVEGVGGSWIVKLPSHQYIGVPENEYSMMTLAKDIGMDVPELQLIDVEAIKGLPDGIGELEGRAFAVKRFDRTADAPVHMEDFAQVFGVFPDEKYDKANYRSIARVLGIETGEADLAEFVRRLVFSTLIGNADMHLKNWSLIYPDGRTPVLSPAYDLLSTIAYIPDDKMALNYSRTKKMAEFSKDELAHLAAKAKMSETLALETAAETVQRFKKLWKERKTELPLQRQVIEVIDAHTETIPIYKEL; this is encoded by the coding sequence ATGCCTGACGTATCCGTTCTAAATGTCCACCTGCACGATACCCCGATCGCGACTCTCACACTCGTGCAGGGCGATCGTTCGCTGCTCGCCTTCAATCAGACCTACATCGATGACGCCCACCGTTCCACCTTGAGCCTGTCTTTCAAGGACTCGTTCGGGAATCTGCTCACCTCGTTCAAACCGTATCAACAAGTTCTCGCGCCATTCTTCTCCAATCTTCTGCCGGAAGGGCCGCTTCGTCGCTATCTTGCGGAACGGGCGGGCGTGAAGGAACGGCGCGAGTTCTTCCTCCTGTGGATGCTGGGCCGAGACCTTCCGGGTGCCCTGTCGGTCCACCCGGCCGATGGAGACGCGCTGCCCCCCCAGGTCGAGGAGAATCTTACGCCCGATAAACGGCAGAACATGATGCGCTTCTCGCTTGCGGGCGTGCAGCTGAAGTTCTCCGCGCTCAAGAATGATCCCAAGAAGGGCGGACTCACTATTCCGGTCGAAGGTGTCGGCGGTTCATGGATCGTCAAGCTACCGTCACATCAGTATATCGGCGTGCCTGAGAACGAATACTCCATGATGACCCTGGCGAAGGACATCGGCATGGATGTGCCCGAGCTTCAACTGATCGACGTCGAGGCAATCAAAGGTCTTCCGGACGGAATCGGCGAACTCGAGGGGCGGGCGTTTGCCGTGAAGCGGTTCGACCGCACGGCTGATGCTCCGGTCCACATGGAGGATTTCGCTCAGGTATTCGGCGTCTTTCCGGATGAAAAATACGACAAGGCGAATTACCGAAGCATCGCGCGTGTCCTCGGCATTGAGACTGGTGAGGCCGACCTCGCCGAGTTCGTCCGACGACTCGTATTCAGCACACTGATCGGCAACGCCGACATGCACCTGAAGAACTGGTCATTGATCTACCCTGATGGGCGGACACCCGTCCTGTCGCCCGCCTACGATCTGCTCTCGACTATTGCGTACATCCCGGACGACAAGATGGCGTTGAACTATTCGCGCACGAAGAAGATGGCCGAATTCTCAAAGGACGAGCTGGCGCATCTGGCTGCCAAGGCGAAGATGTCGGAGACGCTTGCGCTCGAAACGGCTGCGGAAACGGTGCAGCGCTTCAAGAAACTTTGGAAGGAGCGCAAGACAGAACTCCCGCTGCAACGACAAGTCATCGAAGTCATCGATGCACATACCGAGACGATCCCGATCTACAAGGAGCTCTAA
- a CDS encoding ABC transporter ATP-binding protein, whose protein sequence is MTQASPIKISFEHVRKEFVTRGEGGGPLGRFTALEDITLDVRTGEFLALVGPSGCGKSTLLDLLGGLTTPTSGRILLDGRQIKGPGRDRGIVFQQYALFPWRTALENVEFGLDIAGLKAAQRREIARHFLDLVGLSGFASRYPHELSGGMKQRVAIARSLAYDPEVLLMDEPFAALDAQTRETLQTELLRIWRATGKTIVFITHGIDEAVALGQRVAVMTSRPGRIKQIFDIPASLRSEDEDVRSLPEFGQVRHEIWSLLREEVQKAQQGQSSRPADVRRGNSDVKEIAHV, encoded by the coding sequence GTGACCCAAGCGAGCCCGATCAAAATCAGCTTCGAACACGTCCGCAAGGAATTCGTGACGCGCGGCGAGGGAGGCGGCCCGTTGGGCCGTTTCACCGCCCTCGAGGACATCACGCTCGATGTTCGCACTGGTGAGTTCCTGGCCCTGGTCGGTCCCAGCGGCTGCGGGAAATCGACCCTGCTCGATCTGTTGGGTGGGCTGACGACGCCGACCAGCGGCCGCATCCTGCTCGACGGGCGGCAGATCAAAGGGCCCGGCCGCGACCGCGGCATCGTGTTCCAGCAATACGCGCTGTTTCCCTGGCGCACCGCCCTGGAGAATGTCGAGTTCGGGCTCGACATCGCCGGGCTGAAGGCCGCGCAGCGACGCGAGATCGCGCGGCATTTCCTCGACCTCGTTGGCCTGTCCGGATTTGCCAGCCGCTATCCGCACGAGCTCTCCGGCGGCATGAAGCAGCGCGTCGCGATTGCCCGCAGTCTTGCTTACGATCCCGAGGTGCTGCTGATGGACGAGCCGTTTGCCGCGTTGGATGCCCAGACGCGCGAGACGCTCCAGACCGAGCTGCTGCGGATCTGGCGCGCCACCGGCAAGACCATCGTCTTTATCACCCATGGCATAGACGAGGCCGTAGCGCTTGGCCAACGCGTGGCCGTGATGACCTCGCGCCCGGGCCGGATCAAGCAAATCTTCGACATTCCGGCCTCGCTGCGCAGCGAAGATGAGGACGTGCGTTCGCTGCCGGAGTTCGGTCAGGTCAGGCACGAGATATGGAGCCTGCTCCGGGAAGAGGTGCAGAAGGCGCAGCAGGGACAATCGAGCCGCCCCGCCGATGTCCGTCGCGGCAACAGTGACGTGAAGGAGATCGCGCATGTCTAG
- a CDS encoding Fic family protein yields MAYIHELPAWPTFTWDMQRIADRLAAVRHKQGRLLGRMERLGFPLKTEATLQTLTEEVVKSSEIEGEILDHAQVRSSIARHLGMDIGGLIPADRYVEGVVEMILDATEHYAEELTAERLFGWHAALFPTGRSGMTKIVVGAWRTVETGPMQVVSGPMGRERVHYEAPSAERLDAQMQTFLEWFNRNIVSIDPVLKAALAHLWFVTIHPFEDGNGRIARAIADLALARSERSPQRFYSMSAQIRRERNDYYSILERIQKGNLDITDWMAWFLDCLDRAFDNADAILGRILQKADFWDRHAARQLNERQRTVLNCLFDGFEGKLTSSKWAKLTKVSQATAARDIEELIEHGILKKDAAGGRSTSYSLVDTHS; encoded by the coding sequence ATGGCCTACATTCATGAACTGCCTGCTTGGCCCACATTCACTTGGGATATGCAGCGGATTGCAGACCGATTGGCGGCGGTCCGTCATAAGCAGGGCCGCCTGCTCGGCCGGATGGAGCGGCTCGGATTCCCCCTCAAAACTGAGGCTACTCTTCAGACCCTCACTGAAGAAGTGGTGAAGTCGAGTGAGATCGAGGGTGAGATCCTCGATCATGCGCAGGTTCGGTCCTCCATCGCTCGTCATCTTGGTATGGACATTGGGGGCCTTATCCCTGCCGACCGGTACGTCGAAGGCGTGGTCGAGATGATCCTCGACGCCACCGAACACTATGCCGAGGAGCTAACTGCCGAACGCCTCTTCGGCTGGCATGCCGCGCTCTTCCCCACTGGGCGCAGCGGTATGACCAAGATAGTCGTCGGCGCGTGGCGGACGGTCGAGACTGGACCCATGCAAGTTGTCTCGGGCCCGATGGGTCGCGAGCGCGTACACTATGAAGCTCCATCGGCCGAGCGTCTCGATGCGCAGATGCAGACCTTCTTGGAGTGGTTTAACCGTAATATCGTTAGCATCGATCCCGTGTTGAAGGCCGCTCTCGCTCATCTTTGGTTCGTGACCATCCATCCATTTGAAGACGGCAACGGTCGTATTGCGCGTGCGATCGCTGACCTTGCGCTGGCAAGATCAGAGCGGAGCCCGCAAAGGTTTTACAGTATGTCCGCGCAGATTCGGCGCGAGCGGAACGACTACTACTCAATTCTCGAGCGGATCCAGAAAGGAAACCTCGACATCACCGATTGGATGGCGTGGTTCCTGGATTGCTTAGATCGCGCCTTTGACAACGCGGATGCCATTCTCGGGAGAATTCTCCAGAAAGCGGACTTCTGGGATCGTCATGCGGCTCGCCAGCTCAATGAACGTCAACGAACTGTGCTTAATTGCCTGTTCGATGGATTTGAGGGCAAGCTAACGTCCTCAAAGTGGGCAAAGCTAACGAAGGTCTCCCAGGCGACGGCGGCAAGGGACATTGAGGAATTGATCGAACATGGCATCCTTAAGAAAGATGCCGCCGGGGGCAGAAGCACCAGCTACTCGCTCGTTGACACACACAGCTGA
- a CDS encoding LLM class flavin-dependent oxidoreductase, producing MMSKRQLSLNFFIYPDGHHEAAWRHKASTTDRILDVTYYQELAQRAEAHKFDAVFFADGPVLSDNVRYAQRFRLEPITLLAAIASATTHIGLIATASTTYTEPYNLARLFASLDHLSRGRAGWNIVTTSSPQAAQNFGLPEHPPHHERYERAREYLDVVTALWDSWEDDALVNDPVSGIFADTSKIHAIDHIGKYFRVRGPLNVSRTPQGRPVYVQAGSSEDGRAFAARFAEAIFTAHQTLASAQEFYADIKRQARAFDRSPDQIKILPGISPFIASTQAEADRLQDEFNALIQPEFSLAQLRQMTGLDLAGFDLDGPFPRHLIDTDGAHGVASRFKLIVDIIDREKPTIRQLVQRLAGARGHWVIAGPPEKIADNIQTWFENGAADGFNVMPPWLPGGFDLFAEQVVPILRKRGLFRRDYAGSSLRDHYGLSRPASLFSGAVRAIA from the coding sequence ATGATGAGCAAACGCCAGCTTTCCCTCAACTTCTTCATCTATCCGGACGGTCATCACGAGGCCGCGTGGCGGCACAAGGCCTCGACGACGGACCGCATTCTCGACGTCACCTACTATCAGGAACTGGCGCAACGCGCCGAAGCGCACAAGTTCGACGCGGTCTTCTTCGCCGACGGGCCGGTGCTCTCGGATAACGTCCGCTACGCGCAGCGCTTCCGGCTCGAGCCGATCACGCTTCTCGCCGCGATCGCGTCGGCTACCACGCACATCGGCCTGATCGCGACCGCTTCAACCACCTACACCGAACCCTACAATCTCGCTCGGCTGTTCGCGTCGCTCGATCACCTCAGCCGCGGGCGTGCAGGATGGAACATCGTGACGACAAGCTCGCCACAGGCAGCGCAGAACTTCGGCCTGCCTGAGCATCCTCCGCATCACGAGCGGTACGAGCGGGCGCGCGAATATCTCGATGTCGTCACCGCGCTATGGGACAGCTGGGAGGACGATGCGCTCGTCAATGACCCCGTCTCCGGCATTTTCGCTGATACCAGCAAGATCCACGCGATCGACCATATAGGGAAATACTTCCGCGTGCGCGGCCCGCTCAACGTCTCACGGACGCCGCAGGGCCGGCCCGTCTATGTCCAGGCCGGCTCTTCCGAGGACGGACGCGCCTTCGCAGCGCGCTTTGCCGAGGCCATCTTCACGGCGCACCAGACGTTGGCGAGCGCGCAGGAGTTCTATGCCGACATCAAACGGCAGGCGCGTGCGTTCGATCGCAGCCCTGACCAGATCAAGATCCTGCCCGGCATCTCGCCGTTCATCGCCAGCACACAAGCGGAGGCCGACCGGCTTCAGGACGAGTTCAACGCGCTGATCCAGCCGGAGTTCTCGCTCGCCCAGCTCCGCCAGATGACCGGGCTCGACCTCGCCGGCTTTGATCTCGATGGCCCCTTCCCACGTCACCTGATCGATACCGACGGTGCGCATGGCGTTGCCAGCCGCTTCAAGCTGATCGTCGACATCATCGATCGCGAAAAGCCCACGATCCGCCAGCTGGTGCAGCGCCTCGCCGGTGCGCGCGGGCATTGGGTCATCGCCGGCCCCCCGGAAAAGATCGCCGACAACATCCAGACCTGGTTCGAGAACGGCGCAGCCGACGGTTTCAACGTCATGCCTCCGTGGCTGCCGGGCGGGTTCGACCTGTTCGCCGAACAGGTCGTGCCGATCTTGCGCAAGCGCGGCCTCTTCCGCCGTGATTATGCGGGCAGCAGTCTGCGCGATCACTACGGTTTGAGCCGCCCGGCCAGCCTGTTCTCGGGCGCCGTGCGGGCCATTGCGTGA
- a CDS encoding TauD/TfdA family dioxygenase, with amino-acid sequence MSNPITIDNVIPRADIVKRAARLGAEIRNVKLSGDLSDDVIRAINHVLLEHKVTFFRNQGHLDDAEQERFAIRLGKLVPHPTVGATKGTSSILELDSGRGGGRADQWHTDVTFVDAYPKISVLRGVVIPPYGGDTVWSNTAAAYLDLPAPLRKLADELWAVHSNAYDYAVKTPASEADRKHFDEVFTGTIYETEHPVVRVHPETGERTLVLGNFVQRFVGLPKYDGQKLFELFQSHITAPENTVRWTWQAGDLAIWDNRATQHYAVNDYGDQHRVVRRATIDGEVPVSVDGRHSVTRVKAPKAQAPKAA; translated from the coding sequence ATGAGCAACCCGATCACCATCGACAACGTCATTCCGCGCGCCGATATCGTCAAACGTGCGGCCCGGCTCGGTGCCGAAATCCGGAACGTCAAATTATCAGGCGATTTGTCCGACGACGTCATTCGCGCCATCAATCATGTGCTGCTGGAGCACAAGGTCACCTTCTTCCGCAACCAGGGGCATCTCGACGATGCCGAGCAGGAGCGCTTTGCTATCAGGCTCGGTAAGCTCGTGCCGCATCCGACGGTCGGTGCGACCAAGGGCACTTCATCGATCCTGGAGCTCGATTCAGGTCGTGGCGGCGGTCGTGCAGACCAGTGGCACACGGACGTCACCTTCGTCGATGCCTATCCGAAAATCTCGGTGCTGCGTGGCGTTGTGATCCCGCCATACGGCGGCGATACCGTGTGGTCGAACACGGCGGCGGCCTATCTCGACCTGCCGGCGCCGCTGCGCAAGCTTGCCGACGAGCTCTGGGCGGTCCACAGCAACGCTTACGACTACGCGGTGAAGACGCCCGCGAGCGAAGCGGATCGCAAGCATTTCGACGAGGTTTTTACCGGCACGATCTATGAGACGGAGCATCCGGTCGTGCGGGTTCATCCCGAAACCGGCGAACGCACCCTGGTGCTCGGCAACTTCGTGCAGCGCTTCGTCGGCTTGCCGAAATATGATGGCCAGAAGCTGTTCGAGCTTTTCCAGTCCCACATCACCGCGCCCGAGAACACCGTACGCTGGACCTGGCAGGCCGGTGACCTCGCGATCTGGGACAACCGGGCAACCCAGCACTACGCCGTCAACGATTATGGCGATCAGCACCGCGTCGTCCGCCGCGCCACCATCGATGGGGAAGTGCCTGTCAGCGTCGACGGTCGTCACAGCGTGACGCGCGTCAAGGCGCCGAAGGCGCAGGCGCCCAAGGCCGCTTGA
- a CDS encoding S1/P1 nuclease: MTKLRVLLPACITILAGSTSTALAWGQLGHSVIAELAQRHLTPAATTKLKDLIGETSLASISNWADDYKFTAEGKNTYRWHFVDIDVARATYDSALDCNEANNQGTCIVRGLPEAIAVLKDTSRSKDDRLRALKLVVHLAGDLEQPLHASERDGDQGGNKLHVILRAKRSDGTSYTRASTFHSMWDDSLIDLQAYSWGSYADAIDGASLPAVEPAPYDEARIAAWANDTHALGIRAYQLLPQGAPEQNDAGHPIELGAEYAAAVKSDLDGELAKGAARLKAILEDALGDS, translated from the coding sequence GTGACAAAGCTTAGAGTTCTACTTCCCGCCTGCATTACCATCCTGGCGGGCAGCACGTCGACTGCGCTCGCGTGGGGACAGCTCGGGCATTCCGTGATTGCTGAGCTCGCGCAGCGACATCTCACCCCGGCTGCCACGACCAAGCTCAAGGACCTGATCGGAGAGACCTCGTTGGCGTCGATCTCGAACTGGGCTGACGACTACAAGTTCACGGCAGAAGGGAAGAACACGTATCGCTGGCACTTCGTCGACATCGATGTCGCCCGCGCCACTTATGATTCCGCGCTGGACTGCAATGAGGCAAACAATCAGGGCACTTGCATCGTGCGGGGCCTGCCTGAGGCGATTGCGGTGTTAAAGGACACTTCGCGCAGTAAGGACGACAGGCTGCGTGCGCTCAAGCTGGTGGTTCATCTTGCGGGTGATCTTGAGCAACCGCTTCACGCAAGTGAACGGGATGGCGACCAGGGTGGTAACAAGTTGCACGTCATATTGCGTGCCAAACGCTCGGATGGAACGTCATACACGCGCGCATCGACGTTTCACAGCATGTGGGATGATTCTCTGATCGACCTTCAGGCCTATTCGTGGGGAAGCTATGCGGACGCAATCGACGGTGCATCGTTGCCGGCGGTTGAGCCCGCTCCCTATGATGAGGCACGCATCGCTGCTTGGGCCAATGACACCCATGCGCTCGGGATAAGGGCCTATCAGCTTCTGCCTCAAGGTGCGCCGGAGCAGAACGACGCTGGTCATCCCATTGAGCTCGGAGCGGAGTATGCCGCTGCCGTCAAATCAGATCTTGATGGCGAGCTGGCAAAGGGAGCTGCGCGATTGAAAGCCATCCTTGAGGATGCACTTGGAGATTCGTGA